CATGTCGTAATGACAAAAGCTCCCAAGGACTTGGCAATCTGAATGGCAAAAGATCCAACTCCGCCAGAACCACCTTGCACCAATAGCTTGTCTCCCTCTTTAATATTCATCTTTCTTACGATAGCTTGATATGCAGTGTATCCTGCACATGGAATACACGCAGCCTCCTCGAAAGTCAACCTATCGTCAATTACCGTTAGCACATGCTCAGGAATCGAAATCATCTCCGCAAATGATCCATTCTTGCTCAAATCAGCATGAAACATCACTTTCTGCCCAAATCTTATGCTCTCCACTCCATCTCCCACAGACACCACTTCTCCAGCTCCATCAACACCAGGTATGTGTCCCGCTTCCAAATTTCCAAAACTTCCTTCTATGATTTTATAATCCACAGGGTTCAATCCAATTGCCTTGACTTTGACAAGCACCTCTTTATGTCCCGGTATAGGAGTGTTCATTCTCTCAATCTTCAAGTCCTCAATTCTATTGGTAGATGGAATCGTATAAGCTTTCATTGCAATATGTTTTTAAAGAAGTATGCTAAACCTTGATCATTATCTACAACTAAAATAATTCCAATATAAAATCAGCTCATAAATACTGGTCAAAATTGCCACGCTTACTAGCTGAAATGACTTTAAAATAAAAAAGCAAATGATCACAACTATAAGCTCAGTGATTGCCTTATAGTATTTAGACATTTATCTAATGAATCAAATATTTAAAGCGCTGAACGATAATACAAGAAGAGAAATTCTTGAATTGCTCAAAGACAAGGACATGACCGCTGGTGAGATCGCTGAAAAATTTGATATGAGTAAACCCAGTATTTCTCATCATTTGGATATGCTTATAAGAGCTGATTTAGTAAGTAGTGAGAAAAAAGGACAATACATTACTTACTCCATCAACACGACTATACTGGAAGATATCATGAACTGGATTATAACACTAAGGAAATAACAACAATGAAAAACATGGTTTCAAAACTAGTCCCTTCTATAATTCTAGCATCCATCCCGCCAATACTGCTCATAATATGGTGGCCTGATTTTTCAGAACCTGTCCCCATTCATTGGAACTACAAAGGGGAAGCGGATCAATGGGGAACTAAAAACAGCTTGATACTTATTTCTTTGATTCCTTTTATCATTTATGGAATCATGATGGCAGTCCCATTTATTGATCCCAAAAAAAGAATTCTAGAAATGGGAAATAAGTTCTACAATTTAAGCCTTGGCATAACCTTATTTTTAACGATCATCTCCTGCTTTATTATGGTTATTTCAAAGAGTGGACAAACTTTGCCTAATAATCTAATTATAGGCCTACTAGGCGGACTATTTGCCTTTTTAGGAAATTACATGAAAACGGTCAAGCCGAATTACTT
The Aureibacter tunicatorum DNA segment above includes these coding regions:
- a CDS encoding zinc-binding dehydrogenase, with amino-acid sequence MKAYTIPSTNRIEDLKIERMNTPIPGHKEVLVKVKAIGLNPVDYKIIEGSFGNLEAGHIPGVDGAGEVVSVGDGVESIRFGQKVMFHADLSKNGSFAEMISIPEHVLTVIDDRLTFEEAACIPCAGYTAYQAIVRKMNIKEGDKLLVQGGSGGVGSFAIQIAKSLGAFVITTCSGIHEHYVKELGADVMINYHDHDVLHDVMEMTDGVGVDAVLDTVSGGSATQALKMLAFNGQLAFIAGAPDYSKVKPFGKALSFHEVALGGTYLSGNFKAQQDLANMGKELLFMHANETLQLPKMRIYDFGGLPEALNHLKQRHYAGKLIVRVD
- a CDS encoding autorepressor SdpR family transcription factor produces the protein MNQIFKALNDNTRREILELLKDKDMTAGEIAEKFDMSKPSISHHLDMLIRADLVSSEKKGQYITYSINTTILEDIMNWIITLRK
- a CDS encoding SdpI family protein, with protein sequence MVSKLVPSIILASIPPILLIIWWPDFSEPVPIHWNYKGEADQWGTKNSLILISLIPFIIYGIMMAVPFIDPKKRILEMGNKFYNLSLGITLFLTIISCFIMVISKSGQTLPNNLIIGLLGGLFAFLGNYMKTVKPNYFIGIKTPWTLENETVWKKTHLLGGKLWFIGGISILVLSLILTPTTLFIAFISIILVITLIPFTYSFIIYKSLPKGTSKH